From the Flavimarina sp. Hel_I_48 genome, one window contains:
- a CDS encoding DUF4138 domain-containing protein, whose protein sequence is MKKYIIISTLVLSFAFAKAQTTTILDTIYANDTKNVALFFPEPIRQGITGSDNFVFTYNREKEQYFGLLQAKPGKESNLLVVNRNGSIFSYIVRYKKQLSKLNYFISLSNSIGNEKPIKVDSILAESSEERVDNRTYYYQKFCSYLLNRNQRIGRIKKRNEGIVLSVENIVFDKEELYFVIQIENNSTLDYDLNFLKLSVETRQKGKKKSLQRLYQEPIFKHNMPSKITENETVRFVYVLPKFSLSIDRRAIFELHEKDGERNIELKISHSYINNPN, encoded by the coding sequence ATGAAAAAGTATATCATAATTTCCACTCTTGTTTTAAGTTTCGCTTTCGCGAAAGCGCAAACAACTACAATCCTCGATACCATATATGCTAACGACACCAAAAACGTTGCATTATTCTTCCCTGAACCTATTCGGCAAGGTATAACCGGTTCAGATAATTTTGTTTTTACCTACAATCGTGAAAAAGAACAGTATTTTGGACTTCTACAAGCAAAGCCTGGTAAAGAAAGTAATCTACTGGTAGTCAATAGAAATGGTTCAATTTTTTCGTATATTGTAAGATATAAAAAACAGCTGTCTAAGCTCAATTATTTCATTTCGTTATCCAATAGTATAGGGAATGAGAAACCGATTAAAGTCGATTCTATTCTTGCTGAATCCTCTGAAGAACGTGTAGATAATAGAACATATTACTATCAAAAATTCTGCTCGTATCTTCTTAACAGAAACCAGCGTATAGGTCGAATTAAAAAGCGAAATGAAGGTATCGTTTTGAGTGTTGAGAATATTGTTTTTGATAAGGAAGAACTCTACTTCGTTATCCAGATTGAGAATAATTCTACGTTGGATTATGATTTGAATTTCTTAAAACTCTCTGTTGAAACAAGACAGAAGGGGAAAAAGAAATCGTTACAACGACTGTATCAAGAACCGATTTTCAAACATAATATGCCTTCTAAAATCACAGAAAACGAAACGGTTCGGTTTGTTTATGTCTTGCCGAAGTTTTCGCTATCCATTGACCGCAGAGCAATTTTTGAACTGCACGAAAAAGATGGCGAACGTAATATTGAACTGAAAATATCACATAGTTATATCAATAACCCAAATTAG
- the traM gene encoding conjugative transposon protein TraM, translating to MRVEKNKIVFAAVLAVIFIFLISYSIMVMGDDESENENLEQTLIPDLEENQKEYDSKLDAINDLKEVRENNAPSIYDEKLIDSLGFYDPDLPEREKERIVDSIYEAGKIQYSSKRYQNLGHKRTVRKAVSKIDSTEVKREQKIEAKELGLEHQLFFAASPKPNEFSIIGNTDETIYVVVDGDQVVKVNTRLRMRLTKPATINGKQMPKNTPIFGFISFQPNRALIDIENIKHHPTKLKAFDLSDGSEGIYVENNFRAEATTEVLDDIIGDINIPTVPQVGGISKVLRRNNRNVKVTVLNNYKLILKPKL from the coding sequence ATGAGAGTAGAAAAGAACAAAATAGTATTTGCAGCGGTTTTGGCAGTAATCTTCATTTTCCTGATATCATACTCTATAATGGTTATGGGCGATGATGAAAGTGAAAATGAAAACCTTGAACAGACCTTGATACCCGATTTGGAAGAAAATCAAAAAGAATACGATTCCAAACTGGATGCCATCAATGATTTAAAGGAAGTACGTGAAAACAATGCACCGAGCATCTATGATGAAAAACTGATTGATTCCTTGGGATTCTACGACCCAGATTTACCAGAACGCGAAAAAGAGCGTATTGTAGATAGCATCTATGAAGCTGGCAAAATTCAATATTCATCGAAACGATACCAAAACTTAGGACATAAAAGAACTGTTCGCAAAGCGGTATCAAAAATTGATTCTACTGAAGTAAAAAGAGAACAAAAAATTGAAGCCAAAGAATTAGGCTTAGAACATCAATTGTTCTTTGCCGCATCGCCAAAACCCAACGAGTTTTCAATCATCGGTAATACTGATGAAACCATATATGTAGTTGTCGATGGCGACCAAGTTGTGAAAGTAAATACCAGATTACGAATGCGCCTTACCAAACCTGCAACAATAAACGGTAAGCAGATGCCTAAAAACACACCAATTTTTGGTTTTATAAGCTTTCAGCCCAACCGTGCATTGATAGATATTGAGAACATTAAACATCATCCTACTAAACTCAAAGCATTCGATTTGTCAGATGGTAGTGAGGGCATTTATGTCGAGAACAATTTTAGAGCTGAAGCCACCACCGAAGTCTTGGACGATATTATTGGCGACATCAACATTCCAACCGTACCACAAGTTGGTGGTATATCCAAAGTACTCAGACGTAACAACCGAAACGTAAAAGTTACGGTATTGAATAATTATAAATTAATTCTAAAACCTAAATTATGA